One Anoplopoma fimbria isolate UVic2021 breed Golden Eagle Sablefish chromosome 21, Afim_UVic_2022, whole genome shotgun sequence DNA segment encodes these proteins:
- the mos gene encoding proto-oncogene serine/threonine-protein kinase mos: MPSPIPVTRLLPKDIYPCLDIGTCSSPLTKYSLGTTLQVPVQRLHGRVATRLWSTVIHWKELRSLQPVGSGGFGSVYKAEYLGETVALKKVKKCTKNKLASRQSFWAELNAAHLRHRNIVRVIAATTCVPSDFGDESSIGTILMEFVGNINLQQIIYGCAEPLGEDRWLRYSTDIVRGLRFLHSHSVVHLDIKPANLLVSSEDVCKIADFGCSLKLDRGCEVCAISPHLSHVGGTYTHRAPELLKGEGLSPKADIFSFGITLWQLITREQPYTGDRQHVLYAVVAHSLRPSVQDHPVFRSEQGRLCRTVLSRCWSAEGRCRPSAEELLPHLEQLRTNT, from the coding sequence ATGCCTTCCCCTATCCCCGTGACTCGCCTGCTGCCCAAAGATATCTACCCCTGCCTGGACATCGGGACCTGTAGCAGTCCGCTAACCAAATACTCCCTCGGTACCACTTTACAAGTCCCTGTTCAGCGGCTCCACGGCAGGGTTGCAACTCGGCTCTGGTCCACTGTGATCCACTGGAAGGAGCTGCGCTCCCTGCAGCCGGTGGGCTCCGGAGGGTTCGGCTCCGTCTATAAGGCAGAGTACCTCGGGGAGACCGTTGCGCTGAAGAAAGTGAAGAAGTGCACAAAGAACAAGCTGGCGTCCCGGCAGAGCTTCTGGGCCGAGCTGAACGCCGCACACCTGCGCCACAGAAACATCGTGCGCGTCATCGCGGCGACCACCTGCGTCCCGTCTGATTTTGGAGACGAAAGCAGCATTGGAACAATACTGATGGAGTTTGTGGGGAACATAAATCTGCAGCAGATCATTTACGGGTGTGCAGAGCCGCTAGGAGAGGACAGGTGGCTCAGGTACTCCACGGACATTGTACGCGGCTTGCGGTTCCTTCACTCCCACAGCGTTGTGCATCTGGACATAAAACCAGCAAACTTATTGGTGTCCAGTGAAGACGTCTGCAAAATTGCGGATTTCGGCTGTTCTCTGAAACTGGACCGTGGCTGTGAAGTGTGCGCCATCAGCCCCCATCTGAGCCACGTCGGCGGCACTTACACGCACAGAGCCCCGGAGTTGCTGAAGGGCGAGGGGTTGTCTCCCAAAGCGGATATCTTTTCTTTCGGGATCACCTTGTGGCAGCTGATCACCAGAGAGCAGCCCTACACTGGCGACAGGCAGCACGTGCTCTACGCGGTTGTGGCGCACAGCCTGCGTCCGTCTGTTCAGGACCATCCGGTGTTTCGGTCGGAGCAGGGGCGGCTGTGTAGGACTGTGCTGAGCCGGTGCTGGAGCGCAGAGGGCCGCTGCAGACCCAGTGCCGAGGAGCTGCTGCCTCACCTGGAGCAGCTGCGCACCAATACGTGA